Proteins from a genomic interval of Diaminobutyricimonas aerilata:
- a CDS encoding SDR family oxidoreductase — MPREHPGLTIPDLNGKRALVTGASDGMGLGIAERLAAAGAELILPVRNPRKGEDALARIRRAVPKARVSLRSLDLSSLESVAALADGLRAESEPIHVLINNAGVMTPPVRQATADGFELQFGTNHLGHFALVAQLLPLLRAGRARVTSQISVAARRGRIRWDDLNWERGYHGQRAYSQSKIAMGLFGLELDRRSRANGWGISSNLSHPGVAPTNLLAARPELGRSSDTAGIRIIRALSARRILVGTAESAGLPALMAATDRSAGGGVFYGPSGPGGLGGPPTATALYAPLRKTDDATRIWTASEQLTGTTFPTT; from the coding sequence ATGCCACGCGAACACCCCGGGCTCACGATCCCGGACTTGAACGGGAAACGGGCCCTCGTCACCGGGGCGAGCGACGGTATGGGTCTCGGGATCGCCGAACGACTCGCCGCCGCCGGTGCGGAGCTGATCCTGCCGGTGCGCAATCCGCGTAAGGGCGAGGATGCGCTCGCCCGCATCCGCCGGGCGGTGCCGAAGGCGCGGGTCTCGTTGCGGTCGCTCGACCTCTCCTCGCTCGAGTCGGTCGCGGCCCTCGCCGACGGCCTGCGCGCGGAGTCCGAACCCATCCATGTGCTCATCAACAACGCCGGCGTCATGACGCCCCCGGTCAGGCAGGCCACGGCGGACGGGTTCGAGCTGCAGTTCGGAACGAATCACCTGGGACATTTCGCGCTGGTCGCCCAGCTCCTTCCGCTGCTGCGGGCCGGACGGGCTCGCGTGACCTCGCAGATCAGCGTCGCGGCCCGACGCGGGCGCATCCGCTGGGACGACCTGAACTGGGAACGGGGCTATCACGGCCAACGCGCGTACAGCCAGTCGAAGATCGCGATGGGACTGTTCGGGCTCGAGCTGGATCGCCGCAGCAGGGCGAACGGGTGGGGGATCTCGAGCAACCTCTCGCACCCCGGAGTGGCGCCCACCAACCTGCTCGCCGCGCGCCCGGAGCTCGGCCGCAGTTCCGACACCGCCGGCATCCGCATCATCCGCGCCCTCTCGGCGCGCCGCATCCTCGTCGGCACGGCAGAGAGCGCCGGACTGCCCGCGCTCATGGCGGCGACCGATCGGAGCGCGGGAGGCGGCGTGTTCTACGGCCCGAGCGGGCCGGGCGGTCTGGGCGGTCCCCCGACCGCCACCGCGCTGTACGCGCCGCTCCGCAAGACCGACGACGCGACCCGGATCTGGACGGCCTCGGAGCAGCTCACGGGCACGACCTTCCCGACGACGTGA
- a CDS encoding M15 family metallopeptidase has translation MLAVVLVGAVATVLGIAIHQSATSTASPSTGSPTDIALGPDATSVEQGGLPEGVTAFDEGYPGVDRLEPDLLSALQEATTAAAVDGVDIVINSGWRSREHQEQLMRDAIVKYGSAEEAARWVATPDTSAHVTGAGVDVGPFEGTLWLSEFGARYGLCQIYGNEPWHYELRPEAIDQGCPEMRADATHGPGDGH, from the coding sequence ATGCTGGCCGTCGTACTGGTCGGGGCGGTCGCGACGGTGCTCGGGATCGCCATCCATCAGTCGGCCACCTCGACGGCGAGCCCGTCGACGGGCTCGCCGACCGACATCGCGCTCGGCCCGGATGCCACGTCGGTCGAACAGGGCGGCCTGCCCGAGGGGGTCACCGCGTTCGACGAGGGCTACCCCGGCGTCGACCGGCTCGAGCCCGACCTGCTGAGCGCGCTGCAGGAGGCGACGACGGCCGCCGCCGTCGACGGGGTCGACATCGTCATCAACAGCGGCTGGCGGTCGCGCGAGCACCAGGAGCAGCTGATGCGCGACGCCATCGTGAAGTACGGCTCCGCGGAGGAGGCCGCGCGCTGGGTCGCCACTCCGGATACGTCCGCGCACGTGACCGGCGCGGGCGTCGACGTCGGACCGTTCGAGGGCACCCTGTGGCTGTCGGAGTTCGGCGCGCGCTACGGCCTCTGCCAGATCTACGGCAACGAGCCGTGGCACTACGAGTTGCGCCCCGAGGCGATCGACCAGGGTTGTCCCGAGATGCGCGCCGACGCGACGCACGGCCCCGGCGACGGACACTGA
- a CDS encoding helix-turn-helix transcriptional regulator, protein MIDRIGLAAFLRQRREALQPEDVGLPRGSRRRATGLRREEVAGLCHMSTDYYARLERARGPQPSNQMLASIAQGLHLSLAERDHLFRLAGHNPPARGAMTEHISPGMLRILDRLEDTPAEIVTELGETLRQTPLGVALTGDTTRFTGPARSIGYRWFTDPGARELYATEEHPFLSRMYASGLREIATLRGPDSRAAHLAELLLAASEEFRTLWKQHEIGLRPHTTKRFVHPEVGPLELTCQRLIDPDQSHSLLVYTAIPGTESHDRLQLLAVLGPTALR, encoded by the coding sequence ATGATCGACCGCATCGGCCTGGCGGCGTTCCTCCGGCAGCGCCGTGAAGCACTCCAGCCCGAGGATGTGGGCCTCCCGCGCGGTTCCCGGCGACGGGCGACCGGGCTCCGCCGCGAAGAGGTGGCGGGACTGTGCCACATGTCCACCGACTACTACGCCCGTCTCGAGCGGGCGCGCGGTCCCCAGCCGTCGAACCAGATGCTCGCCTCCATCGCCCAGGGACTGCACCTCTCCCTCGCCGAACGCGACCACCTGTTCCGGCTCGCGGGTCACAATCCGCCGGCTCGGGGCGCGATGACCGAGCACATCAGTCCGGGCATGCTGCGCATCCTGGACCGTCTCGAAGACACTCCCGCCGAGATCGTCACCGAACTCGGCGAGACCCTGCGGCAGACGCCGCTCGGCGTCGCGCTCACGGGCGACACCACCCGATTCACGGGGCCAGCCCGCAGCATCGGTTACCGGTGGTTCACCGATCCGGGCGCACGAGAGCTCTACGCGACGGAGGAGCATCCGTTCCTGTCGCGGATGTATGCATCCGGTCTCCGCGAGATCGCCACACTGCGCGGCCCCGACTCGCGAGCGGCCCACCTGGCGGAGCTGCTGCTCGCCGCGAGCGAAGAGTTCCGCACGCTGTGGAAGCAGCACGAGATCGGGTTGCGTCCGCACACGACCAAGCGCTTCGTGCATCCGGAGGTCGGCCCCCTCGAGCTCACCTGCCAGCGACTGATCGACCCCGATCAGTCGCACTCGCTACTCGTCTACACGGCGATCCCGGGCACCGAGAGTCACGACCGTCTCCAGCTGCTCGCCGTTCTCGGACCCACGGCGTTGCGCTGA